One Kiritimatiellia bacterium DNA segment encodes these proteins:
- the ligA gene encoding NAD-dependent DNA ligase LigA, protein MNFAEAEKKIKHLRSVIERHNRLYYVFARPEISDREYDRLYAELEALEKLSPALITPDSPTQRVGGEPLREFRQVRHSFPMMSLANTYSRDELVRFHERIQRLLSGEKFSYVLEPKIDGAAIALRYEKGLLQLGSTRGDGITGDDITANLRAIPSIPLRLAGDRTPEIIEFRGEVFMPRRDFLALNRAREEEGLEPFANPRNAAAGSLKLLDAREAGRRPLDAVFYGAGEIAGINLATHEEMLAALKLFGLKTPPKYWKCLSLEEVFRALDELKAMRPDFPFETDGGVLKVNERGLYAALGATAKSPRWAAAFKYEPERAETTLKSITVQVGRTGVLTPVAELEPVFLSGSTINRATLHNAGEIQRKDVRIGDRVFIEKAGEVIPEVVSVNIAARRGHEKTFKMPESCPVCGGEITRRPGEVAHRCENLQCPAQLKRWLRHFAARGAMDIEGLGEALVDQLVDRGMARNPADLYFLKKEQIAGLERMAEKSAANLMTAIEDSKKRDLWRLIFALGIRQVGAKMAQTLETHFTGLDEIMAADRETLEKIPDLGPVAADAIAAFFKMERNISLITRLKEAGVRWKAGSKTKSGPLAGKTFVLTGALAGYSRPEAEELIRRRGGRAASAVSKKTSFVVAGNEPGSKLAQAQKLGIPVLSEEEFRKMLDE, encoded by the coding sequence ATGAATTTTGCGGAAGCGGAAAAGAAAATAAAACATCTGCGCTCAGTTATTGAACGGCACAACCGGCTGTATTACGTTTTTGCCCGCCCCGAAATCAGCGACCGCGAATACGACCGGCTTTACGCGGAACTTGAGGCGCTGGAAAAACTTTCCCCGGCCCTGATCACCCCCGATTCGCCCACCCAGCGGGTCGGCGGCGAGCCGCTGCGGGAATTCCGCCAGGTCCGGCATTCATTCCCCATGATGAGCCTCGCCAACACCTACAGCCGCGACGAACTTGTCCGTTTCCACGAGCGCATCCAGCGGCTGCTTTCCGGAGAAAAATTCAGTTACGTGCTTGAACCGAAAATTGACGGCGCGGCCATTGCGCTGCGCTATGAAAAAGGCCTTCTTCAGCTGGGAAGCACGCGCGGCGACGGCATAACCGGCGACGACATCACCGCCAACCTGCGCGCCATCCCCTCAATTCCCCTGCGGCTGGCCGGGGACAGGACGCCCGAAATCATTGAGTTCCGCGGCGAGGTTTTCATGCCCCGCCGCGATTTTCTCGCCTTGAACCGCGCGCGCGAAGAGGAGGGCCTGGAACCTTTCGCCAACCCGCGCAACGCCGCGGCCGGCTCCCTGAAACTGCTGGACGCGCGCGAGGCGGGCCGGCGTCCGCTGGACGCCGTCTTTTACGGCGCCGGCGAAATCGCCGGAATTAATCTCGCCACACACGAGGAAATGCTCGCCGCGCTCAAATTATTCGGACTTAAAACGCCGCCAAAATACTGGAAATGCCTGTCCCTGGAGGAGGTTTTCCGCGCCCTGGACGAACTGAAAGCGATGCGCCCGGATTTCCCGTTTGAAACGGACGGCGGCGTTTTGAAAGTGAACGAGCGCGGTCTTTACGCGGCGCTCGGCGCCACCGCAAAAAGCCCGCGCTGGGCTGCGGCTTTCAAATACGAGCCGGAACGCGCGGAAACAACTTTGAAATCCATCACCGTCCAGGTCGGACGGACCGGAGTGTTGACCCCGGTGGCCGAGTTGGAACCGGTTTTCCTTTCCGGCTCCACCATCAACCGCGCCACCCTGCACAATGCCGGGGAAATCCAGCGCAAGGATGTCCGTATCGGCGACCGGGTTTTTATTGAAAAAGCCGGGGAAGTGATTCCCGAAGTGGTAAGCGTCAATATCGCCGCGCGCCGGGGCCATGAAAAAACTTTCAAAATGCCCGAAAGCTGTCCGGTCTGCGGCGGCGAAATAACCCGCCGCCCCGGAGAAGTCGCCCATCGCTGCGAGAATCTGCAGTGTCCCGCCCAATTGAAAAGATGGCTGCGCCACTTTGCGGCGCGCGGCGCCATGGATATTGAAGGATTGGGCGAAGCGCTGGTTGACCAACTGGTTGACCGCGGAATGGCGCGCAATCCGGCTGACTTGTATTTCCTGAAAAAAGAGCAGATCGCCGGGCTGGAGCGCATGGCCGAAAAATCCGCCGCCAATCTTATGACCGCCATAGAAGACAGCAAAAAACGCGATTTATGGCGGCTCATTTTCGCGCTCGGCATCCGCCAGGTCGGCGCAAAAATGGCCCAGACCCTGGAGACGCATTTTACCGGTTTGGACGAAATCATGGCGGCGGACCGGGAAACGCTGGAAAAAATTCCGGATCTGGGTCCGGTGGCGGCGGACGCCATCGCCGCGTTTTTTAAAATGGAACGGAATATCAGCCTGATTACCCGCCTCAAGGAGGCCGGCGTGCGCTGGAAAGCCGGTTCAAAAACAAAAAGCGGCCCGCTCGCCGGAAAAACATTCGTGCTGACCGGCGCGCTCGCCGGATATTCCCGCCCGGAGGCGGAAGAGCTGATCCGGCGGCGCGGCGGACGCGCCGCTTCCGCCGTTTCAAAAAAGACCTCTTTTGTGGTGGCCGGAAACGAGCCGGGCTCAAAACTTGCCCAGGCGCAAAAACTCGGCATCCCCGTCCTCAGCGAAGAGGAATTCAGAAAAATGCTGGATGAATGA